A single Crateriforma conspicua DNA region contains:
- a CDS encoding DUF1552 domain-containing protein, producing MTEPMQLRDRTTRGSKRFGRSRREFLRTLGISAAAAPFALSLPSLGWAGSNVGNPKKRIVFVFSPNGVIPKHFWPDNKGADYDVKRILEPLAGFQSRMTTLHGVNNQIRGDGDGHMRGIGCLLTGIELFPGDVQGGSDTPAGWSMGISVDQKIKNHLQANEQTRTRYGSLEFGVMVPDRADTWTRLSYAGPNQPVAPIDNPYQMFDRLYGKTHDRELLGSVLDGVVDDLRRLKKVVSSEDYQLLEDHLAMVRKVESDLKIERESIQRSSEQETKDLGHAVPELTPNVEEENDNMPEITRMQIELLTSAFRSDFARVATFQITNSVGNPKMRWLDIDESHHSLSHEPDSNAEAYEKLIRINTWYAEQVAALAKRLDETPEPGADGSMLDHTTIVWTNELGKGNSHTRNNIPFVFVGDGLGFKTGQAMEFGGVPHNRLLMSFLQAFDCPQESFGNPDFCGDGVLSDLFA from the coding sequence ATGACCGAGCCTATGCAACTGCGTGACCGCACCACGCGTGGTTCCAAACGATTCGGCCGCAGTCGACGTGAATTCTTGCGGACCCTGGGTATCAGCGCCGCCGCCGCGCCGTTTGCTCTGTCGCTGCCCAGTCTGGGTTGGGCAGGCAGCAACGTCGGCAACCCGAAGAAGCGAATCGTTTTCGTGTTCAGCCCCAACGGTGTGATCCCCAAGCATTTTTGGCCCGACAACAAGGGTGCGGACTACGACGTCAAACGCATTCTGGAACCGCTGGCAGGCTTCCAATCGCGGATGACCACCCTGCATGGCGTTAACAACCAGATCCGCGGCGACGGTGACGGGCACATGCGAGGCATCGGTTGTCTGTTGACCGGGATCGAGTTGTTTCCCGGTGACGTCCAAGGCGGAAGCGATACCCCGGCCGGTTGGTCGATGGGCATTTCAGTCGACCAAAAGATCAAGAACCATCTACAGGCGAACGAACAAACGCGCACCCGTTACGGTTCGCTGGAATTCGGCGTCATGGTTCCCGATCGCGCGGACACCTGGACACGCCTGTCCTACGCGGGACCGAATCAACCGGTCGCACCGATCGACAACCCGTACCAAATGTTCGATCGCCTGTATGGCAAGACACATGACCGCGAACTGCTGGGCAGTGTCTTAGATGGCGTCGTCGATGATCTGCGACGGTTGAAGAAGGTCGTCAGCAGCGAAGATTATCAACTGCTGGAAGACCACTTGGCGATGGTCCGCAAAGTCGAATCCGACCTGAAGATTGAACGCGAATCGATCCAGCGTTCGTCGGAACAGGAGACCAAGGACTTGGGGCATGCGGTTCCCGAATTGACGCCCAATGTCGAGGAAGAAAACGACAACATGCCGGAAATCACTCGAATGCAGATCGAACTGCTGACCAGTGCTTTCCGATCCGATTTCGCCCGTGTCGCGACGTTCCAGATCACCAACAGCGTGGGGAATCCCAAGATGCGTTGGTTGGACATCGATGAAAGCCACCATTCACTGTCCCATGAACCGGACAGCAATGCCGAGGCCTATGAAAAACTGATTCGCATCAACACTTGGTACGCGGAGCAGGTTGCGGCATTGGCGAAACGACTGGACGAGACGCCTGAACCCGGCGCCGATGGTTCGATGTTGGATCACACCACGATCGTGTGGACGAACGAACTGGGCAAAGGAAATTCGCACACTCGCAACAACATTCCGTTTGTCTTTGTCGGCGATGGGCTTGGTTTCAAGACCGGCCAGGCAATGGAATTCGGCGGCGTTCCCCACAACCGCTTGCTGATGAGCTTCCTGCAGGCGTTCGATTGTCCCCAAGAATCATTCGGCAATCCCGATTTTTGTGGCGACGGTGTGCTGAGCGATCTGTTCGCTTGA
- a CDS encoding sugar ABC transporter ATP-binding protein, whose protein sequence is MPHSSSDQHRLAVKGISKKYPGVLALDNVDMDVAGGEVLAVVGENGAGKSTLMKILAGIQSPDQGHIRLNDAAVRFHHPGEAIASGIALIHQELNLHGNLSVAENIYLGREPQRLGWLNRRELNRMAESVLGQVGLDVAPTQPLWTLSTASRQLVEIAKAISINASFVIMDEPTSSLSHRETERLFGVVQSLKAAGVGIVYISHRLVEVDRLADRVEVLRDGKNSGNFARGHYSHADLINAMVGRPLELKRRREPSTDAAVTKASATEPPQPRLRCEGVQTAPDTRPIDLSVWPGEIVGIAGLVGSGRTELLQTIFGIRANQNTNVADAVWVDGQPVPPGSVRDAMRAGLALVPEDRKDEGLLIASDVRTNTTIAALSDSPTAPRIDRSWESICTQQMIQDLGIKTSGQTVDVSTLSGGNQQKVALGKWLLRAPKVLLLDEPTRGVDVGAKQEIYQLLQRLADQGMAILFVSSELEEVLTLADRVAVMCDGNIAGELTGDEISENAIVQLAIGTPDSTAIPAS, encoded by the coding sequence GTGCCGCATTCATCCAGTGATCAACACCGGCTTGCGGTCAAAGGGATCAGCAAGAAATATCCCGGCGTGCTAGCGCTGGACAATGTCGATATGGATGTTGCCGGCGGCGAAGTTTTGGCCGTGGTGGGTGAAAACGGCGCGGGCAAAAGCACGCTGATGAAAATACTGGCCGGGATCCAATCACCGGACCAGGGGCACATTCGGTTAAACGATGCAGCGGTTCGCTTTCATCATCCCGGCGAAGCCATCGCGTCGGGAATCGCATTGATTCACCAAGAACTGAATCTTCACGGCAATCTGTCGGTTGCCGAAAACATCTACCTGGGACGAGAGCCACAGCGACTGGGCTGGCTGAATCGTCGCGAACTGAACCGGATGGCCGAATCCGTTCTGGGGCAAGTCGGTTTGGATGTGGCACCGACACAACCGCTGTGGACGCTAAGCACCGCTTCCCGCCAACTGGTTGAAATTGCCAAGGCGATTTCCATCAATGCATCCTTCGTCATCATGGACGAACCGACCAGCAGCCTTAGCCACCGCGAAACCGAACGGCTGTTCGGCGTGGTCCAGTCGCTGAAGGCGGCCGGCGTCGGAATTGTCTACATCTCCCATCGGCTGGTCGAGGTCGATCGACTGGCTGATCGCGTCGAAGTGCTGCGTGACGGCAAGAACAGCGGTAATTTCGCAAGAGGCCATTACAGCCATGCGGACTTGATCAATGCGATGGTGGGGCGGCCTTTGGAATTGAAGCGACGACGCGAACCATCGACCGATGCGGCGGTAACGAAAGCGTCTGCCACCGAACCGCCACAACCACGTCTGCGATGCGAAGGCGTGCAAACGGCCCCCGACACTCGGCCGATTGATTTGTCGGTATGGCCGGGGGAAATTGTTGGGATTGCGGGATTGGTCGGATCGGGTCGCACCGAACTGTTGCAAACCATTTTCGGCATTCGTGCGAACCAAAACACCAACGTGGCGGACGCCGTCTGGGTCGACGGCCAACCGGTGCCCCCGGGTTCGGTCCGTGATGCGATGCGTGCCGGATTGGCGTTGGTTCCGGAAGACCGCAAAGACGAAGGCCTGTTGATCGCCAGTGATGTCCGCACCAACACAACAATCGCGGCTTTGTCCGACTCGCCAACCGCCCCGCGCATCGATCGATCCTGGGAATCGATCTGCACGCAACAGATGATCCAAGACTTGGGAATCAAAACGTCGGGACAAACCGTCGACGTTTCCACGCTGTCTGGTGGTAATCAGCAAAAGGTTGCTTTGGGAAAATGGTTGTTACGTGCCCCCAAGGTCTTGCTGCTGGACGAACCCACCCGCGGTGTGGATGTCGGCGCGAAGCAGGAAATTTATCAACTGCTACAACGCTTGGCGGACCAAGGGATGGCAATCCTGTTTGTCAGCAGCGAACTGGAAGAGGTCTTAACACTTGCCGACCGAGTGGCCGTGATGTGCGACGGCAACATCGCAGGCGAATTGACCGGAGACGAGATCAGCGAAAACGCGATCGTTCAACTGGCAATCGGTACGCCGGATTCGACAGCCATCCCGGCATCATGA